The genomic region GACCGCCACCTCCAAGGGATTCATCTCTCCCCATCCTCATCCTCCCCCTCCGCCGCCGCTCTGCTGGACCGGACCGGCGTGGAGCAGAGATCCATCAGGGCCTGGATTTGCTTTTCCTGCTGGTGGCGAACCCTAGCCTGCTTCGGATTGCCCGGAGAGCCTGATCTGTTCCTCCCTTCGCGGTAAGCATTCCAATCCAAACGCCTTTTGTCTGTTAAATCCGTCGATTTTTCCCCATTTTTTTTGCTGTTTGGTGGAGTAGTGATAGCAGCCTGTTTCCCACGGAATTTAGGGTTCGAACTGACCCCAATGCTCCTCGTTCCGTCCGCCCCCGATGCCGACGCGCTAATGCTCTGGCTTCTGTTGTTTCCGCAGCAGGGAGAGCAACTGGAGGTTTCGCTTGGCGCTCTGTTGATGGTACAATGAGCAGGCACAACACCCGCAATAAGAACAAGAGGCCACGCGCCGATGAGTCTGCGAGCCCGTCTTATGCTGCTCTCAAGTATGTATACATTGCCTTTTCCCATTGCTGGGAGCTGGAGATTTGATAGGGTGAAGGGGGAGATTTCAATGTGTTTCTGTTGCTGACATGTTTTTTGCTTGGGGTGCTGCTGCCTGTGCTATGCAGGAGGATACATTCCACTGgcgccatcacgcaagatgatatTAGGCAACTTTACAGCGTGTGGAAGCCGGTTTGCCAGGGCTGCCATGGGAACACCAAGGACTCACCCAATTGTTTCTGCGGGTTGATCCCCACCACCGGTGGGACGAGGAAGACTGGCCTCTGGCAGAAAAATGGCGAGCATGTCGGTAGCCTCGGCCCTGACCCATCCAAGGACCTCCGTGCTTCCACTGAGACGCCTGCTGGATTGACTAATCTGGGCGCGACATGTTATGCTAACAGCATACTTCAGTGCCTCTATATGAACACTTCCTTCCGTTCAGGCATTTTCTCGCTAGAGCCAGACATCTTGAAGAAGCAACCTGTTCTCGATCAGCTGGCTCGATTATTTGCGCAGCTACACTCCAGCAAAATGGCTTTCATTGATTCAGCACCTTTCATCAAGACCTTGGAACTAGACAACGGTGTCCAGCAGGACAGTCACGAATTTCTCACCTTGTTTTTGTCTCTGCTCGAGCGTTCGTTAAGTTACTCCAAGGTCGCTGTTGCAAAAACTATTGTGCAAGATTTATTTCGTGGAAGTGTGTCGCATGTGACTCGGTAGGTAAAAATGCCTAAATTTATTTTGGAAACTGAAGGGATCTGAACTTTAAGTTAGAAGGTTTATCTTCCCAATATAACCACATCGTGTTTGCCTTGTATGCTCCTGTTTGTTCGCATACACTGTGTTTTATTGTCTTGCGATGTTCTGCCGCTACAGAATTACTATAAAAATATCATAGTTTGTGATTATAATAACAAGCCGGTTATCTTGTCAAACAGCAACAAAATAGTTAGCTggatatgatttttttttgaacttgCGAGTCCTGTTTTGCTGGATCTTGTACTTAGGTCAAGCTATGTGCTCAGGTACATATCTTTGACTTTGTAATTGGATTGACCACTGAGTGCATGCACAATTTCTAATTCACACAGCTTGCACATACCAAAGTGAATGATAATATGATATGTTAGTTCATTTGTACTACTCATTAATTTTGTGGAGGACTGATGTTGGTTATCATATGCTTAAGGTGTTCATCATGTGGAAGGGATTCTGAAGCATCTTCAAAAATGGAAGACTTCTATGAACTGGAACTGAATATTAAAGGTTTAAGTAATTTAGAGGAAAGTCTGGATGACTATTTGAGTGTGGAGGCACTGAATGGGGAGAACCAATATTCCTGCGAGTCATGTCAGAAAAGGGTAGATGCCACCCGTTGTATAAAACTTCGCTCGCTTCCTCCTGTTGTTAATTTTCAGCTGAAGCGATATGTATTCCTACCAAAGGTGATTACTCTGATCCAAGCTTGTTCATAGTTTTGTGCTATCTGTTGCCCCTGCTTCTGTCTTGTGTGATTTCTCGATTTGTGTGGAAGAAACTTACTAATTTATTTCCTCCACAGACAACAACGAAGAAAAAGATTTCTTCATCATTCAGTTTTCCGGGACAGCTAGATATGGGGAAGCGGTTGTCGGATCCTTCATCCAATTACATTTATGACCTGGCTGCTATTTTGATTCATAAGGGTAGTGCTGCTAATAGTGGTCACTATGTGGCACATATAAAGGATGAAAGCAATGGTCACTGGTGGGAGTTTGATGATGAGTGTGTATCCAGCCTTGGTTTTCACCCTTTTGGTGAAAAACCAGGCAAGTCATCTGATAAAGCGGATCGGAAATCTGAAGGTACTTCTACCGAAGGTTCTGTGGCAAATGGTAATAACAGTAGCCATCATGAGGCTGCACCGACTTCTAATATGGGAGAGATGTTCTCTTCCACTGATGCTTACATGCTAATGTACAAACGTTCGAGCAAGGATGAAAATGGTATTAAAAGCAATAATATTGTGGAAGCCAGTAATAGTTCACTTCCACGCCATCTGATGGATGAGATTGATGCTTTGAATGCATCATGTGTAAACGAATGTGGCGAGTACCTAAGTAAAAAAGATAACCTTTTGGCTTCCATACAAGAAAGGCGCCAAGAAGTAAAATCTGTTATTACAGAAGCACCTGCTACTCCAGACGATGATTCATATTTTTGGATTTCACTAGACTGGCTTCGCCAATGGGCGGATAATGCTACCCCTCCCTCGTGAGTTCTCTAGAGCGCTTGTTTATTTATTTCCACTCTTCTTTTTCATCTACATTTAAATGCTTTATTATTATTTGGTGTCGTGACAACACTATCCTTGCAAATGTTGTTTGTCTCAGTTGCGTAGAAACTCATAACTTATTGCTCATGTGACTACTTCGTATTGTTGTACTTTTTTCTCTAGTATTCTTGTACTGTTAGCTATCTGGATTGTTATACAGTTGGTTATCAAATCTATGGATGATAAATAAAAGCTGGGTGTTAAATGCATATAATGCTCATTTATACCACAATCCATCAAATATCTGAGTACATTCACTACATTGATTTATTTTCCAAACACAACAACCATCATGGCAGTTCGAAGTTTTGTGAAGGCATCATCTGTCTGTACCTCTAGGTTTAACCTATGCTTGCAGTATCTACATGAAAGGAGCTGGCTGGTAGTTGCTAATATTTTTCATTGCTAAGCTCTAGGCTAGATCAGATTTTCTTGATTTGAGATCTATCTTAGCCTTTTGGATTTTCTGTCCGTTCGAATATATAGGGACATAATAGGGTATATTTTGATTGGCCGGGACAAGGTCGGCCATACCATCACATGCATACACAACTATTCATTATCATGAGAAGCAGCCCATAAGGAAtttaacttcacatgagaatgcaATGATAACCTAATACCAGTTTTTGATTTCTGAACCCTTTTAGCAAACCGATTATTAGTTTCTTGTGAAATATATGTGCTATCTCAGATATAGGTGCTATACGTAGCAGTTCTTGAAATTTTGTATGGCTACATTCCTTGTTATGCACACTAGCAAAGTGCCAGTGCGTTGCAATGGATACAAAATAAACCAATACATATTCACAAACTTGAATTTCCCCCCCTATTTTTGgtatatatatcactaaaaatatggtGTGTTCCATACAAATTTATTCCTCTTATCTGTTTGGGTGAGGCGGTGAGGGATGGGGCTGATATGGAGAGACTAAGTGGTTTTCTGCAAATGTGGAGCAGAGTCGTGTGGTCTTTTTACAAAAATGTCGTAGATTACTCCGCATGTGTTAGATGCAGATTGGATGGTCAGTCAGATGTTTAacacaccatcgtcaccaactAAATCTTTAATAGGTGTAGATATTCTTCTGAACAAATAGCCTTAGGATATTCCTGGCAGGATCCACATAACAACTTTATGTTGGTTTTGCAGTTCCATTGACAACATTCCAATTCAGTGTGAACATGGAAAAGTTCCAGCATCTAAAGTCACATCCATGAAGCGGTTATCGGCTAAAGCTTGGGAGAAGCTACTTTCCAAAGTAAGAATCTTCTCCATTTGTTG from Triticum aestivum cultivar Chinese Spring chromosome 4A, IWGSC CS RefSeq v2.1, whole genome shotgun sequence harbors:
- the LOC123084929 gene encoding ubiquitin carboxyl-terminal hydrolase 26 is translated as MSRHNTRNKNKRPRADESASPSYAALKRIHSTGAITQDDIRQLYSVWKPVCQGCHGNTKDSPNCFCGLIPTTGGTRKTGLWQKNGEHVGSLGPDPSKDLRASTETPAGLTNLGATCYANSILQCLYMNTSFRSGIFSLEPDILKKQPVLDQLARLFAQLHSSKMAFIDSAPFIKTLELDNGVQQDSHEFLTLFLSLLERSLSYSKVAVAKTIVQDLFRGSVSHVTRCSSCGRDSEASSKMEDFYELELNIKGLSNLEESLDDYLSVEALNGENQYSCESCQKRVDATRCIKLRSLPPVVNFQLKRYVFLPKTTTKKKISSSFSFPGQLDMGKRLSDPSSNYIYDLAAILIHKGSAANSGHYVAHIKDESNGHWWEFDDECVSSLGFHPFGEKPGKSSDKADRKSEGTSTEGSVANGNNSSHHEAAPTSNMGEMFSSTDAYMLMYKRSSKDENGIKSNNIVEASNSSLPRHLMDEIDALNASCVNECGEYLSKKDNLLASIQERRQEVKSVITEAPATPDDDSYFWISLDWLRQWADNATPPSSIDNIPIQCEHGKVPASKVTSMKRLSAKAWEKLLSKYGGGPTLSKDDVCKECLKDVAKTAVSADVYRDRKASLKNLAEAALAGSIPEGPSYFISKTWLSHWLRRKNVDITFDADKGPTSALRCSHGNLLPEHASGAKRVSVPESLWLFLYETIAKEADDIVTFPSDTQPCEICDHKLSAVASVEDSLRAVKLKQRQSHEKLISGKGFALNPGQKYYLVPSSWLSEWRAYITATGKNVSSLPEPQSLEVAINSLKCEKHSRLLQRPLDIVYKRGGITQKTSNTDGLAIISESDWQSFSEEWNVAHADGACAEIVFSKSSEDKPHESSEAMVILDKDPDQFINGANGDSEDCRPYVRTDPEVCEECIGERESCALVEKLNYQNEDIHVYLVRGKEAPKSIREASAALPVPDRRTSKRSRRTTTGNSISLKVSGSTTVYQLKLMIWESLGIVKENQKLHKGPLEIEEDFATLADKCIFPGDVLWVKDSELFEDRDIADEISEPKADALPAEEGFRGTLLTSSVSAQLCQDIVSSE